In Fusobacterium periodonticum ATCC 33693, the following are encoded in one genomic region:
- the mscL gene encoding large-conductance mechanosensitive channel protein MscL, with amino-acid sequence MKLVDEFKAFVMRGNVLDMAVGVIIGGAFGKIVTSLVNDIFMPIIGMILGNIDFTTLEIKIGEPVEGAEQAAIKYGMFIQEIVNFLIIALCIFMFIKLISKIQKKKDEAPAPAPEPTKEELLLTEIRDSLKKMADK; translated from the coding sequence ATGAAATTAGTTGATGAATTTAAAGCATTTGTAATGCGTGGAAATGTACTTGATATGGCAGTTGGAGTTATTATTGGAGGGGCTTTTGGGAAAATTGTAACAAGCTTAGTTAATGACATCTTTATGCCAATTATAGGAATGATTCTAGGAAATATAGATTTTACTACTTTAGAAATTAAAATAGGAGAACCAGTTGAAGGAGCTGAACAAGCAGCTATTAAATATGGTATGTTTATACAAGAAATAGTAAATTTCCTTATAATTGCACTTTGTATTTTCATGTTTATAAAATTAATCAGTAAAATACAAAAGAAAAAAGATGAAGCACCTGCTCCAGCACCAGAGCCAACAAAAGAAGAACTATTACTTACTGAAATAAGAGACTCTTTAAAG
- the mnmA gene encoding tRNA 2-thiouridine(34) synthase MnmA, whose amino-acid sequence MIDVKNVASEFSKYIEFDSNKKGIKVGVAMSGGVDSSTVAYLLKQQGYDIFGVTMKTFKDEDSDAKKVCDDLGIEHYVLDVRDEFKEKVMDYFVNEYMNGRTPNPCMVCNRHIKFGKMLDFILSKGASFMATGHYTKLKNGLLSVGDDSNKDQVYFLSQIQKDRLSKIIFPVGDLEKPKLRELAKQIGVRVYSKKDSQEICFVDDGKLKEFLIENTKGKAQKPGNIVDKNGNILGKHKGFSFYTIGQRKGLGISSEEPLYVLAFDKDNNNIIVGENEDLFKDELTATRLNLFSVPSLESLDNLECFAKTRSRDILHKCVLKKNGDNFQVKFIDNKVRAITPGQGIVFYNNDGNVIAGGFIES is encoded by the coding sequence ATGATAGATGTAAAAAATGTTGCTAGTGAGTTCAGTAAATATATTGAATTTGATAGTAATAAAAAAGGTATTAAAGTTGGTGTAGCTATGAGTGGAGGTGTGGATAGCTCTACAGTTGCTTACTTATTAAAACAACAAGGTTACGATATTTTTGGAGTAACTATGAAAACATTTAAAGATGAGGATTCAGATGCTAAAAAAGTATGTGATGACTTAGGGATAGAACACTATGTTTTAGATGTTAGAGATGAATTTAAAGAAAAGGTTATGGATTATTTTGTAAATGAATATATGAATGGAAGAACTCCTAACCCTTGTATGGTCTGCAATAGACATATAAAGTTTGGAAAAATGTTAGATTTTATCTTATCTAAGGGAGCTAGTTTTATGGCAACTGGGCATTATACTAAATTAAAAAATGGACTATTGAGTGTTGGAGATGACTCTAATAAGGATCAAGTTTATTTTCTATCTCAAATTCAAAAAGATAGATTAAGTAAGATTATTTTTCCAGTTGGAGATTTAGAAAAACCTAAATTAAGAGAACTTGCTAAACAAATTGGAGTAAGAGTATATTCTAAAAAAGACTCTCAAGAAATTTGCTTCGTAGATGATGGAAAATTAAAAGAATTCTTGATTGAAAATACTAAAGGAAAGGCTCAAAAGCCTGGAAATATTGTGGATAAAAATGGAAATATTTTAGGGAAACATAAAGGATTTTCATTCTATACTATAGGTCAAAGAAAAGGTTTAGGAATATCTAGTGAAGAGCCACTATATGTTTTAGCCTTTGATAAAGATAATAACAATATCATAGTTGGAGAAAATGAAGATTTATTTAAAGATGAGCTTACAGCTACAAGATTAAATTTATTTTCAGTTCCAAGCTTAGAGAGTTTAGATAATTTAGAATGTTTTGCAAAAACACGTTCAAGAGATATTTTACATAAATGTGTTTTAAAGAAAAATGGAGATAATTTCCAAGTGAAATTTATAGACAATAAAGTTAGAGCTATTACACCAGGACAAGGAATTGTTTTTTACAATAACGATGGAAATGTAATAGCAGGTGGTTTTATTGAAAGTTAG
- a CDS encoding amino acid transporter LysE, protein MDTTIFKGMIMGFILSLPFGPVGIYCMELTIVEGRWKGYITALGMVTIDMVYSTVALLFLSGVKEYIERYENYLSLTIGLFLLVVSLRKLLTKIELKDINVDFKSMLQNYLTGAGFAIVNISSILLTATVFTVLKVLDDGNTFPTITYMEAILGVGLGGTGLWFLTTYVISHFRKLFGKEKLIKIIKIANATIFILALAIIFYAIKKIIN, encoded by the coding sequence TTGGATACTACAATTTTTAAAGGGATGATAATGGGATTTATTTTATCTTTACCCTTTGGTCCTGTTGGGATTTACTGTATGGAACTCACCATTGTTGAGGGAAGATGGAAGGGGTATATTACAGCATTGGGTATGGTAACTATTGATATGGTTTATTCAACAGTTGCCTTGTTATTTCTCTCAGGGGTTAAAGAATATATAGAAAGGTATGAAAACTATCTATCTTTAACTATAGGATTATTTTTGTTAGTTGTTTCATTAAGAAAACTTCTTACTAAGATAGAGTTAAAAGATATAAATGTTGATTTTAAAAGTATGTTACAAAATTATTTAACAGGAGCAGGTTTTGCTATAGTAAATATTTCAAGTATTTTATTGACAGCAACTGTATTTACTGTTTTAAAAGTTCTAGATGATGGGAATACTTTCCCTACAATAACCTATATGGAGGCTATATTGGGGGTAGGACTTGGTGGAACAGGATTATGGTTTCTTACAACATATGTAATTTCACATTTTAGAAAACTTTTTGGTAAAGAAAAACTAATTAAAATAATCAAGATAGCAAATGCAACTATATTTATTTTAGCATTAGCTATAATATTTTATGCAATTAAGAAGATAATAAATTAG
- a CDS encoding Dps family protein → MKNKENLNRYLSNLAVLVTKTHNLHWNVVGARFKAIHEYTESLYDYYFEKYDDVAETFKMKGEYPLVKVADYLKHATVKELDAKDFTIPEVVASIKEDMELMLADAKKIREVANEEDDFSVANMMEDHIAYFVKQLWFIQAMSK, encoded by the coding sequence ATGAAAAACAAAGAAAATTTAAACAGATATTTATCAAATTTAGCGGTACTTGTAACAAAAACTCATAATTTGCACTGGAATGTAGTTGGTGCAAGATTTAAAGCTATACATGAATATACAGAATCATTATATGATTATTACTTTGAAAAATATGATGATGTTGCAGAAACATTTAAAATGAAAGGTGAATACCCTTTAGTAAAAGTTGCTGACTATTTAAAACATGCAACTGTTAAAGAATTAGATGCTAAAGATTTCACTATCCCAGAAGTAGTTGCTAGCATAAAAGAAGATATGGAATTAATGTTAGCAGATGCTAAAAAAATAAGAGAAGTTGCTAATGAAGAAGATGATTTTTCAGTAGCTAATATGATGGAAGATCATATTGCATACTTCGTAAAACAATTATGGTTTATTCAAGCAATGTCTAAATAA
- the rsmG gene encoding 16S rRNA (guanine(527)-N(7))-methyltransferase RsmG: MKEYFKEGLEKIKVSYDENKIEKALKYLEILLDYNSHTNLTAIREEKAIIEKHFLDSLLLQNLLKEEDKALIDIGTGAGFPGMMLTIFNEDKNFTLLDSVRKKTDFLELVKNELSLNNVEIINGRAEEIIKDRREKYDVGLCRGVSNLSVILEYEIPFLKVNGRFLPQKMTGTDEIENSSNALKILNSKILQEYNFKLPFSNEDRLVIEILKTKATDKKYPRKIGIPLKKPL, translated from the coding sequence TTGAAAGAATATTTTAAAGAAGGTTTAGAAAAAATAAAAGTTTCATATGATGAAAATAAAATAGAAAAAGCATTAAAATATTTAGAAATTTTATTAGATTATAATAGCCATACAAATCTGACAGCGATAAGGGAAGAAAAAGCTATAATAGAAAAGCATTTTTTAGATTCTTTATTGCTTCAAAACTTGTTAAAAGAAGAAGATAAGGCTCTAATAGATATAGGAACAGGTGCAGGTTTTCCTGGAATGATGTTAACTATATTCAATGAAGATAAAAACTTTACTTTGCTTGACTCTGTCAGAAAAAAAACAGATTTTTTAGAACTTGTAAAAAATGAATTATCTTTAAATAATGTTGAAATTATAAATGGAAGAGCTGAAGAAATCATAAAAGATAGAAGAGAAAAATATGATGTGGGACTTTGTAGAGGAGTTTCTAATTTATCTGTTATTTTAGAATATGAAATACCTTTTTTAAAAGTTAATGGAAGATTCCTACCACAAAAAATGACAGGAACAGATGAGATTGAAAATTCATCTAATGCTTTAAAGATTTTAAATTCTAAAATACTTCAAGAATATAATTTTAAGTTACCATTTTCAAATGAAGATAGACTTGTAATAGAAATTTTAAAAACAAAAGCTACTGATAAAAAGTATCCAAGAAAAATAGGAATACCTTTGAAGAAACCATTATAA